The Myxococcales bacterium genome has a segment encoding these proteins:
- a CDS encoding DUF1905 domain-containing protein gives MQNAFRTKLFRYPGPGGWTFAAVPKKHAPPVTHGWGRTPVRATVDGQTWDTSVWWDTKTGKTLLAVPKKVRGQKGHGDSVWVSLAPRE, from the coding sequence GTGCAGAACGCGTTTCGTACCAAGCTCTTTCGCTACCCGGGGCCGGGGGGGTGGACGTTCGCAGCCGTTCCCAAAAAGCACGCCCCGCCGGTGACCCACGGCTGGGGCCGCACGCCCGTGCGGGCCACGGTGGACGGACAGACCTGGGACACCAGCGTCTGGTGGGACACGAAGACGGGCAAGACTCTGCTGGCCGTTCCCAAGAAGGTGCGGGGGCAAAAAGGCCACGGCGATTCGGTCTGGGTCTCGTTGGCGCCCCGGGAGTGA
- a CDS encoding YgiQ family radical SAM protein, which produces MRTLGWDACDVVLVTGDAYVDHPSFGMALVGRLLEAHGFRVGIIAQPDWHSAAPFRALGRPRVMFGVTAGNMDSMVNRYTSDKRLRHDDAYSPKGEGGKRPDRALLVYAQRCKEAEKGVPVVVGGIEASLRRIAHFDYWSEKVRRSVLLDAKADLLVFGNGERQIVEIAHRLAAGESAAQLIDVRGTAFAKAQGFLRAGFEELDSTQVDTPGPVEAPRNPYADESETRQQASAPGLIALRKPAPRPRADRARTVVRLPAFEDVVADPVLYAHASRILHLETNPGNARALVQRHGDRDVWLNPPAVPLTTPEMDAVYELPYARRPHPSYGDAPLPAYDMIKNSITILRGCFGGCTFCSITEHEGRIIQNRSEASVLREIERVRDQTPGFTGVISDLGGPTANMYRLACKDPRIEAACRRPSCVAPGICPNLNTDHSALIGLYRKARAVKGVKKIFVASGVRYDLAAESPAYVKELATHHVGGYLKIAPEHTEDGPLSKMLKPGISTYEKFKQLFDEASRAAGKKQYLIPYFIAAHPGTTDEDMLNLALWLKRNGFKADQVQAYLPSPMATATAMYHSGKNPLRKVTRTSEEVPVPRGLKVRRLHKAFLRYHAEENWPLLREALRAMKRSDLIGDGPQHLVPPEPPLHGWKARAAQGTKPRPPGTRFKTQHVRPAKPRKAPAKPR; this is translated from the coding sequence ATGCGGACGCTCGGATGGGACGCGTGCGACGTGGTCCTGGTCACCGGGGACGCCTACGTGGATCATCCCTCCTTCGGCATGGCGCTCGTGGGGCGTCTGCTGGAGGCTCATGGATTCCGGGTGGGCATCATCGCGCAGCCCGACTGGCACAGTGCCGCACCGTTTCGGGCGTTGGGCCGGCCGCGGGTGATGTTCGGGGTCACGGCGGGCAACATGGACTCGATGGTCAACCGCTACACCTCGGACAAGCGGCTGCGCCACGACGACGCCTACTCGCCCAAGGGCGAAGGCGGCAAGCGTCCGGACCGCGCGCTGCTCGTGTACGCCCAGCGCTGCAAAGAGGCGGAAAAAGGGGTACCCGTGGTGGTGGGAGGCATCGAAGCCAGTTTGCGGCGCATCGCCCACTTCGATTACTGGTCGGAGAAAGTACGCCGTTCGGTGCTGCTCGACGCAAAGGCCGACCTGCTGGTGTTCGGCAATGGAGAACGGCAGATCGTCGAGATCGCACACCGGCTGGCTGCGGGAGAGTCCGCAGCGCAGCTGATCGACGTACGAGGCACGGCCTTCGCAAAAGCGCAGGGGTTCCTCCGCGCGGGGTTCGAGGAGCTCGACTCCACGCAGGTGGACACGCCGGGCCCCGTCGAAGCTCCACGTAACCCCTACGCCGACGAAAGCGAAACCCGCCAACAGGCATCAGCACCGGGGCTCATTGCCCTGCGCAAGCCCGCCCCTCGCCCGCGGGCAGACAGGGCCCGCACCGTGGTGCGTTTGCCCGCCTTCGAGGACGTGGTGGCAGATCCCGTGCTTTACGCGCACGCGAGCCGCATCCTGCACCTCGAAACCAACCCGGGGAACGCGCGCGCGCTCGTGCAGAGGCATGGTGACCGCGACGTGTGGCTGAATCCGCCGGCCGTACCGTTGACGACCCCCGAGATGGACGCGGTGTACGAGCTGCCCTACGCCCGACGTCCCCATCCGTCGTACGGCGACGCTCCTCTTCCTGCGTACGACATGATCAAAAACTCGATCACCATCCTGCGCGGCTGCTTTGGGGGCTGCACCTTCTGCTCCATCACCGAGCACGAAGGCCGCATCATCCAAAACCGCTCGGAGGCGTCGGTGTTGCGCGAGATCGAGCGCGTACGCGACCAGACCCCCGGATTTACCGGGGTGATCTCCGATCTCGGCGGCCCCACGGCCAACATGTACCGCCTGGCTTGCAAGGATCCGCGCATCGAAGCCGCCTGCCGCAGACCCTCCTGCGTCGCGCCCGGGATCTGCCCCAACCTGAACACCGACCACAGCGCGCTCATCGGCCTTTACCGCAAAGCCCGGGCCGTCAAGGGCGTCAAGAAGATCTTCGTGGCCTCGGGTGTGCGATATGACCTGGCCGCGGAATCACCGGCCTATGTCAAAGAGCTGGCCACGCACCACGTGGGGGGCTACCTGAAAATCGCCCCGGAGCACACGGAGGACGGCCCCTTGTCGAAGATGCTCAAGCCGGGCATCTCCACCTACGAAAAATTCAAGCAGCTCTTCGACGAAGCCAGCCGCGCCGCTGGCAAAAAGCAATACCTCATTCCCTACTTCATCGCAGCCCACCCGGGCACCACCGACGAAGACATGCTGAATCTGGCGCTTTGGCTCAAGCGCAACGGCTTCAAGGCCGACCAGGTGCAGGCCTATCTACCCTCGCCCATGGCCACCGCCACGGCCATGTACCACTCGGGCAAGAACCCGCTGCGCAAGGTGACCCGCACGAGTGAAGAGGTCCCCGTGCCCCGCGGGCTGAAGGTGCGGCGCCTTCACAAGGCGTTCCTGCGCTACCACGCCGAAGAGAACTGGCCGTTGCTCCGCGAGGCCCTGCGCGCGATGAAACGAAGTGATCTCATCGGCGACGGGCCCCAGCACTTGGTGCCGCCGGAGCCCCCCCTGCACGGTTGGAAGGCCCGGGCGGCCCAGGGGACGAAGCCGCGCCCCCCGGGTACCCGTTTCAAGACGCAACACGTACGCCCCGCCAAGCCACGCAAGGCCCCGGCCAAGCCACGTTGA
- a CDS encoding GGDEF domain-containing protein, producing the protein MNARQRHETVSADEPPPDLGATRAALTDTHSALPALDDSGLDALLPPVPVVEKTTSLGGPLDGPAFERAPRLVVLAGALECDVLPLGPEAPFVMGRLESCDLPLDDEGVSRRHAQVSLTDEGAVLEDLDSRNGTFVGNKPIKRHVLSPDEIIRVGAQTVIKFALMDPIEEEYQRRLLQSALRDVLTGLYNRRHFDERFAAECAAARRHGRPLSLVIFDVDDFKRLNDTHGHGTGDHVLREVARVLGANTRKEDSVFRYGGEEFCFLLRETPLEGAVKAAERRRELVARMRLKLPGFETLKVTVSAGVAEWRVGQDDAEFFARADRALYEAKRAGKNRVLNAP; encoded by the coding sequence ATGAACGCCCGGCAACGACACGAAACCGTCTCGGCAGACGAGCCTCCCCCGGACCTCGGCGCGACGCGCGCGGCGCTCACGGACACCCACAGCGCCCTGCCCGCCCTCGACGACAGCGGACTCGACGCGCTGCTGCCGCCGGTGCCCGTGGTGGAGAAGACCACGTCGCTCGGGGGGCCCCTCGACGGGCCCGCCTTCGAGCGGGCGCCCCGGCTGGTGGTCCTGGCAGGCGCCCTGGAATGCGACGTGTTGCCGCTCGGGCCCGAGGCCCCGTTCGTGATGGGCCGGCTCGAAAGCTGTGACCTCCCGCTCGACGATGAGGGGGTTTCGCGGCGGCACGCCCAGGTCAGCCTCACCGACGAAGGCGCCGTGCTGGAAGACCTGGACAGTCGCAACGGCACGTTCGTGGGCAACAAGCCCATCAAGCGCCATGTGTTGTCGCCTGACGAGATCATCCGGGTGGGCGCGCAGACGGTGATCAAGTTCGCGCTCATGGATCCCATCGAGGAGGAGTACCAGCGGCGGCTGCTGCAGTCGGCGCTCCGCGACGTGCTGACGGGCCTCTACAACCGGCGGCACTTCGACGAGCGCTTCGCGGCTGAATGCGCGGCCGCCCGCCGTCACGGGCGCCCCCTCTCCCTGGTCATCTTCGACGTGGACGACTTCAAGCGCCTCAACGACACCCACGGCCACGGGACGGGAGACCATGTCCTGCGCGAGGTGGCCCGGGTGCTGGGCGCCAACACGCGCAAGGAGGACAGTGTCTTCCGGTACGGAGGGGAAGAGTTCTGCTTCTTGCTGCGCGAAACACCCCTCGAAGGCGCGGTGAAGGCGGCCGAGCGGCGGCGCGAGCTGGTGGCCCGCATGCGCCTCAAGCTGCCGGGATTCGAGACCCTCAAGGTGACCGTGAGCGCCGGGGTGGCCGAGTGGCGCGTGGGCCAGGACGATGCCGAGTTCTTCGCCCGCGCGGACCGCGCGCTCTACGAAGCCAAACGGGCCGGAAAGAACCGGGTTCTCAACGCCCCCTGA
- a CDS encoding RluA family pseudouridine synthase: MGPFVNPTPRPPAPAEAGPRRFRVESPQHGLRLDVALADLVGGDVSRSQLTRQITEGAVEVDGVRCPTPSRKLKAGQVITWAPPAPREAELAPEAIALRVLFEDSYLVVLDKPAGMVVHPAPGHEGGTLVNALLAHCKDLRGIGGELRPGIVHRLDKDTSGVMVVAKDELTLTRLGAAFKAHDIERVYHAIGVGKPPSNAGRVETLHGRDPHDRKKFSIKVKRGRVAVTNWRWLEPLGGASLLEAQLETGRTHQVRLHFAALGCPLLGDPLYARPPREPEVRALARTLGRQALHARVLGFTHPRTQAPLRFETEPPADFQAALAGLRQLAG; the protein is encoded by the coding sequence ATGGGCCCGTTCGTGAACCCGACCCCGCGCCCTCCGGCGCCCGCGGAAGCAGGGCCCCGACGCTTTCGGGTGGAGTCCCCGCAGCACGGACTCCGGCTCGACGTGGCCCTCGCAGACCTCGTCGGCGGCGACGTTTCGCGGTCGCAGCTCACGCGCCAGATCACCGAAGGCGCGGTCGAAGTGGATGGCGTGCGGTGTCCCACGCCGTCCCGCAAGCTGAAGGCCGGGCAGGTGATCACCTGGGCCCCGCCGGCTCCCCGAGAGGCGGAGCTGGCGCCCGAGGCCATCGCCTTGCGCGTGCTCTTCGAGGACAGCTACCTCGTGGTCCTGGACAAGCCGGCCGGCATGGTGGTGCACCCGGCGCCCGGGCACGAGGGCGGCACGTTGGTGAACGCGCTCCTGGCGCACTGCAAAGATTTGCGCGGGATCGGCGGCGAACTCCGGCCGGGCATCGTGCACCGGCTCGACAAAGACACCTCGGGCGTGATGGTGGTGGCCAAGGACGAGCTGACTCTCACGCGGCTCGGCGCTGCGTTCAAGGCTCACGACATCGAGCGCGTTTACCACGCCATCGGTGTGGGTAAGCCCCCGTCGAACGCGGGCCGGGTGGAGACCCTCCACGGTCGAGATCCACACGACCGGAAGAAGTTTTCGATCAAAGTGAAGCGGGGGCGGGTCGCGGTGACGAACTGGCGCTGGCTCGAGCCGCTCGGGGGGGCGTCGCTGCTCGAGGCCCAGCTCGAGACGGGCCGAACCCATCAAGTGCGGCTCCATTTCGCGGCGCTCGGCTGCCCCTTGCTGGGCGATCCCCTTTACGCTCGGCCCCCCCGCGAGCCCGAGGTTCGCGCGCTGGCGCGCACCCTGGGTCGCCAGGCGCTGCACGCCCGGGTGCTGGGGTTCACGCACCCGCGCACCCAAGCACCGCTTCGCTTCGAGACCGAGCCTCCCGCAGACTTCCAGGCTGCCCTCGCGGGCCTGCGGCAGCTTGCCGGCTGA
- the pgeF gene encoding peptidoglycan editing factor PgeF, with protein MPLLGSQVIPANFFHGFTTRAGGVSAGPYASLNLGYKWGDDPGCVDENRQRLRAASRARALHLARQVHGAAVATVEPGTPEGALAAVEADAVVARGAGQGAAVIVADCVPVLLADPVTGAVGAVHAGWRGTAANVVGAAVGALAAAGSRPEDLRAAMGPSIGPCCFEVGDDVVQALRRLPCFHPDLIRSGVRGRPHADLWQTNQRLLVAAGLRPQHVERLDACTHCDPQRFFSYRREGSTTGQMMAFIVAAAP; from the coding sequence CTGCCGCTCTTGGGGTCCCAGGTGATTCCTGCCAATTTTTTTCACGGCTTCACCACCCGCGCCGGCGGGGTGAGCGCGGGGCCCTACGCAAGCCTCAACCTTGGCTACAAATGGGGCGACGACCCCGGCTGCGTGGATGAAAACCGGCAGCGCCTGCGGGCGGCCAGTCGGGCGCGGGCCCTTCACCTCGCCCGTCAGGTGCATGGGGCGGCCGTGGCGACCGTCGAGCCCGGCACCCCGGAAGGTGCGCTTGCGGCGGTTGAGGCCGACGCCGTGGTCGCGCGCGGGGCAGGGCAGGGGGCGGCCGTCATCGTCGCCGATTGCGTTCCCGTGCTGCTCGCCGACCCTGTGACGGGGGCGGTGGGCGCGGTGCACGCAGGCTGGCGCGGCACTGCGGCCAACGTGGTGGGCGCTGCGGTCGGGGCGCTGGCCGCTGCCGGAAGCCGACCCGAAGACCTCCGCGCCGCGATGGGCCCCTCCATCGGCCCCTGCTGCTTCGAGGTGGGCGACGACGTGGTGCAGGCCCTGCGCCGGCTCCCGTGTTTTCATCCGGACCTGATTCGAAGCGGCGTCCGGGGCCGGCCCCATGCCGACCTCTGGCAGACCAACCAACGCTTGCTCGTGGCGGCGGGTCTTCGTCCCCAACACGTCGAGCGCCTCGACGCGTGCACCCACTGCGATCCGCAGCGCTTTTTCTCCTACCGACGCGAGGGGAGCACGACGGGCCAGATGATGGCTTTCATCGTGGCTGCGGCCCCCTGA
- a CDS encoding septal ring lytic transglycosylase RlpA family protein codes for MGPAPYPARRRFAAVVALLAGLWGTACGHGATPTREPEDRRFHANPGLRQRGLASYYSNRLAGRPTASGQPYRPEGLTAAHRFLPLGTWVKVTRVGDDERLRGPSVTVRVNDRGPFGKRRILDLSLAAARALGMLRVGVAKVEVEVVSAPGPR; via the coding sequence ATGGGCCCCGCACCTTACCCCGCGCGGCGCCGCTTCGCCGCGGTCGTGGCGCTGCTCGCCGGGTTGTGGGGCACCGCGTGCGGGCACGGCGCTACACCCACCCGGGAGCCGGAGGATCGCCGGTTTCATGCCAACCCCGGCCTCCGCCAGCGCGGGCTGGCCAGCTACTACAGCAACCGCTTGGCGGGGCGGCCCACCGCCTCGGGCCAGCCTTATCGTCCCGAGGGGCTGACGGCGGCCCATCGCTTTTTGCCCCTCGGCACCTGGGTCAAGGTCACGCGCGTGGGCGACGACGAACGCCTGCGCGGTCCCTCGGTCACAGTGCGAGTGAACGACCGTGGCCCCTTCGGCAAACGCCGCATCCTGGATCTGTCACTCGCAGCGGCGCGGGCCCTGGGCATGCTGCGGGTGGGCGTGGCGAAGGTCGAGGTGGAAGTGGTGAGCGCGCCGGGGCCGCGCTGA
- a CDS encoding DNA mismatch repair protein MutH, which produces MTLRSPPLTERLPALDDPRVVALVAHARSLVGARLADIADGLGLPVPVGNVRTKGWSGQIIERELGGTEETSHGPDFEAFGVELKTVPVDGAGKPLESTAVCVIDPIAIAGESWDTSHVRRKLCRVLFVALRVPGRGTSVGDREVADVRLWQPSATEEALLRADFELFSRDYFRVGRAAALTGHLGQVLQVRPKAKNARDQRRAYDDEGRPVRIGKCGFYLRPAFVGAILRAPLETP; this is translated from the coding sequence ATGACCTTGCGTTCCCCACCCCTCACCGAACGGCTGCCCGCTCTCGACGATCCGAGGGTGGTGGCGCTCGTCGCGCACGCACGGTCCCTCGTGGGCGCACGCCTCGCCGACATCGCAGATGGTTTGGGTTTGCCGGTTCCTGTGGGCAACGTGCGCACCAAGGGCTGGTCGGGCCAGATCATAGAGCGGGAATTGGGAGGGACGGAAGAAACGTCCCATGGGCCGGATTTCGAGGCCTTCGGCGTGGAGCTCAAGACCGTCCCCGTGGACGGGGCGGGCAAACCTCTCGAGTCGACGGCCGTGTGTGTGATCGATCCCATCGCGATCGCCGGGGAGTCCTGGGACACGAGCCACGTGCGGCGGAAGCTCTGCCGCGTGTTGTTCGTGGCGTTACGGGTGCCGGGGAGGGGGACCTCGGTGGGCGACCGCGAGGTGGCGGACGTTCGCCTCTGGCAGCCCTCTGCGACGGAGGAGGCCCTTCTACGGGCCGACTTCGAGCTCTTTTCCAGAGACTACTTTCGCGTCGGGCGCGCTGCCGCCCTCACGGGGCACCTGGGGCAGGTCCTGCAGGTTCGCCCCAAAGCGAAGAACGCGCGTGATCAGCGTCGCGCGTACGATGACGAAGGTCGGCCCGTTCGCATCGGAAAATGCGGTTTTTACCTGCGTCCCGCCTTCGTTGGGGCCATCCTGCGCGCACCCCTCGAAACCCCATAG
- a CDS encoding TolC family protein: MFARLLRFSPFRTGPLAPLLLALLVLAPPGLTPASRGPVWAAPVAPAPSVRTVPVSVRMVLDEAVKGNLDLRREGISLRSARAQVVGALGQFDVLLDSNLTYAETITPSLNVSDLSGGVSDSVSMDIGVSRLLESGGSVRLALNGNVTDSTSQFLCGVGNFECRVYGTRLGLTLSHPILRGYGSQIAQATIERRKIQVNLALLNRQARAALVTRDVLTGYWELSFASRELEIRQSAVELARQQLEATRAQIAVGRLAPIDAAAVERAIADRTREVVGAEQAVLFRSLDLTRLLGRAAEPTFDHLVAADAPDITPHPVDVPDELARALANNPQLQSLRKGVALTELDIKVAQNTLRPQLDVVGQLGSTGRRAGFFDDALSQTLNFENVVWSVGLNFQLPVQNRAAKGQGALARLGNERAWLDAEALEVDLRDSVVRLSSNVEVAARRIQLGEQVVAFAKQNLEAELARFSVGRATNNDVLLRQQELKVAESQLLRSRVDLLLFEIALETVTGDVLERYGLVLRN, encoded by the coding sequence ATGTTCGCTCGTCTCCTCCGTTTTTCTCCTTTCCGTACGGGCCCGTTGGCCCCGCTCCTTTTGGCTCTCCTCGTCCTGGCCCCCCCGGGGCTCACCCCGGCTTCGCGGGGCCCGGTATGGGCGGCTCCCGTGGCGCCAGCGCCTTCGGTCCGCACGGTGCCCGTGTCTGTGCGGATGGTCCTCGACGAAGCGGTCAAGGGAAACCTTGATCTGCGGCGCGAAGGCATCAGTCTGCGCTCGGCGCGTGCGCAGGTCGTGGGGGCCCTGGGCCAGTTCGATGTGCTCCTCGACAGCAACCTCACCTACGCAGAAACCATCACCCCCAGCCTCAACGTAAGCGATCTGTCAGGAGGTGTTTCCGACAGCGTTTCGATGGACATCGGGGTTTCGCGCCTGCTCGAGAGCGGCGGCTCCGTGCGCCTCGCGCTCAATGGCAACGTCACCGACTCGACCTCGCAGTTTCTCTGCGGCGTCGGCAACTTCGAGTGTCGCGTCTACGGCACCCGCCTTGGCCTCACGCTCAGCCACCCCATCCTGCGCGGCTACGGCTCTCAGATCGCGCAGGCCACGATCGAGCGCCGCAAGATTCAGGTCAATTTGGCGTTGCTCAACCGGCAGGCCCGCGCCGCCCTGGTGACGCGGGACGTACTCACAGGGTATTGGGAACTGTCCTTCGCCAGCCGTGAGCTCGAGATCCGGCAGTCCGCCGTGGAGCTGGCAAGGCAGCAGCTCGAGGCCACGCGCGCCCAGATCGCGGTGGGCCGCTTGGCCCCCATCGATGCGGCCGCCGTGGAGCGGGCCATCGCTGACCGGACGCGGGAGGTGGTGGGCGCCGAGCAAGCCGTGCTGTTTCGCAGCCTGGATCTCACGCGCCTTTTGGGGCGCGCCGCCGAGCCCACCTTCGATCACCTCGTGGCGGCTGACGCGCCCGACATCACGCCCCACCCGGTCGACGTCCCCGACGAACTGGCGCGCGCCCTGGCCAACAACCCCCAGCTACAGTCGTTGCGGAAAGGTGTGGCGCTCACCGAACTCGATATCAAAGTGGCACAAAACACCTTGCGGCCCCAACTCGACGTCGTGGGGCAGCTCGGCAGTACGGGACGTCGTGCAGGGTTTTTCGACGACGCGCTCTCTCAGACGTTGAACTTCGAGAACGTAGTGTGGTCGGTGGGGCTCAACTTCCAGCTTCCCGTACAGAACCGCGCCGCCAAGGGGCAGGGTGCGCTCGCGCGGCTCGGCAACGAACGCGCCTGGCTCGACGCCGAGGCCCTCGAGGTGGACCTGCGCGACTCGGTCGTGCGGCTCTCCTCGAACGTCGAGGTGGCGGCCCGACGCATCCAGCTCGGGGAACAGGTGGTGGCGTTCGCCAAGCAGAACCTGGAGGCCGAGTTGGCGAGGTTTTCCGTGGGCCGCGCCACGAACAACGACGTCTTGCTGAGACAGCAAGAGCTGAAGGTGGCCGAAAGCCAGCTCCTGCGGTCCCGCGTCGATCTGCTGCTCTTCGAGATCGCGCTCGAGACCGTCACGGGGGACGTGCTCGAGCGCTACGGCCTGGTCTTGCGAAACTAA
- a CDS encoding PQQ-dependent sugar dehydrogenase, with protein MIRAFLETFTLPSAARWPWVVAPVLALASCATPPPPQARQGEARAHAFTAVATPIEGPAETASAAELAKTAVSLTPPPPEVAESVVLELVTEEAHEATALVAAPEPPGRLFVLQKPGLIRLLRGRTLVEAPFLDLRKQVAVNGRDNGEQGLLGIAFHPAFAKNGRFFINYTAKGGDTHVEERRVSKRDPNKADPHHARTLLVVDQPYGNHNAGDLTFGPDGLLYVGFGDGGAADDPHGHGQNANTRLGSLVRIDVDQAKPEPQTVAIGLRNPWRISFDRVTGDLYIGDVGQNAYEYVHLLSAAQLVAPGAPYNLGWNVMEGFHCFKGKPCDPSQYQSPIIEYPHSDGCSITGGYVYRGQALPALGGHYFYADYCTGLVRSLLWNGQALTASHDWKAVVDPESRLARLASFGEDQAGELYLVSHDGPIYKLVPRPAEPQGAL; from the coding sequence ATGATTCGTGCTTTCCTCGAGACCTTCACCCTCCCAAGCGCCGCGCGTTGGCCCTGGGTCGTCGCGCCCGTGCTGGCGCTGGCCAGCTGCGCCACGCCCCCGCCTCCGCAGGCGCGTCAGGGTGAGGCGCGCGCCCACGCGTTCACGGCCGTCGCGACACCGATCGAAGGCCCCGCCGAGACGGCCAGTGCCGCCGAGCTCGCAAAGACGGCGGTTTCTCTTACCCCCCCGCCGCCCGAAGTGGCTGAGAGCGTTGTCCTCGAGCTCGTCACCGAGGAAGCCCACGAGGCCACGGCTCTGGTGGCTGCACCCGAGCCGCCGGGGCGCCTCTTCGTCCTTCAAAAGCCCGGGCTCATTCGCCTTTTGCGCGGCCGCACGTTGGTCGAGGCCCCCTTTCTCGATCTGCGCAAACAGGTGGCCGTGAACGGCCGTGACAACGGCGAGCAGGGGCTGCTGGGCATCGCGTTTCACCCCGCGTTCGCGAAAAATGGCCGGTTTTTCATCAACTACACGGCCAAGGGCGGTGACACCCACGTGGAAGAGCGGCGGGTCTCGAAGCGCGACCCGAACAAGGCTGACCCGCACCACGCCCGGACACTTTTGGTGGTGGATCAACCCTACGGCAACCACAACGCCGGCGATCTCACCTTCGGGCCGGACGGCTTGCTCTACGTGGGCTTTGGGGACGGGGGGGCCGCAGACGATCCCCACGGGCATGGCCAAAACGCAAACACGCGGCTTGGCTCGCTGGTGCGGATCGATGTGGACCAGGCCAAGCCCGAACCACAAACGGTGGCCATCGGCCTGCGCAACCCCTGGCGCATCAGCTTCGATCGGGTCACCGGCGACCTGTACATCGGCGACGTGGGCCAAAACGCTTACGAGTACGTGCACCTGCTCTCGGCGGCCCAGCTCGTGGCCCCTGGTGCGCCCTACAATCTTGGGTGGAACGTCATGGAGGGGTTCCATTGTTTCAAGGGCAAGCCCTGCGACCCAAGTCAGTACCAAAGCCCCATCATCGAGTACCCCCACAGCGACGGGTGTTCGATCACCGGCGGCTACGTCTACCGAGGGCAAGCGTTGCCCGCGCTCGGCGGGCACTACTTCTACGCCGATTACTGTACGGGGCTCGTGCGGAGCCTCTTGTGGAACGGGCAAGCGCTGACGGCTTCGCACGACTGGAAAGCGGTCGTGGATCCCGAGTCCCGCCTGGCGCGGCTGGCCTCGTTCGGAGAAGACCAAGCGGGCGAGCTGTACCTCGTCTCTCACGACGGGCCCATCTACAAGCTGGTGCCCCGGCCCGCGGAGCCCCAAGGCGCACTTTAG